A window from Microbacterium ginsengiterrae encodes these proteins:
- a CDS encoding DUF4012 domain-containing protein, whose protein sequence is MSDGRLPARRRWVGGVIGLLVVAALLATAWVVIRALGSASELQSVRSSTAQLRSALADGELDRAERIAPRIAAHAALARDLTSDPVWRAFEFVPWLGANMTAMREVAEVTDAAADAAAGPIVLIADSVDPATLGFTGSRIDLAPLPDVHAALEGASIALHAAQTASMRIDVDAALPPVADAVREAQVLIRDVATTVGALHGAAGLLPGMLGGEEPRNYLIALQNNAEARSHGGAIVAFTLVRADNGVLANPRTVSAQDLTVLDSPPLPLDDATTTLFGDSPGRSVRDATSIPDFPSAAEIVAQHWQQQYGDVVDGVVALDLVAAEHLVGAIGSLSFGEHTADADTLVTRLASEVSVTNPQPVGRDAALAQAGGSLVSALLVGEDPAAVLAAVATASTDDRIRVWSAHEEEQKQLETSGLSGRMPSDGERGTHVSVLVNDASGGVALDAHAHASISTAVGACRGEPTTQVRVTWSNDVPADLAATAPASDDLAAGQTRTLISIVGPEGASVSGGDVAAELGVRPVAQYELVLSPGESSSVTASFTGTGAGDRRTQLHHTPLLDAPDVAMADLECG, encoded by the coding sequence ATGAGTGACGGGCGGCTGCCGGCGCGACGGCGCTGGGTGGGCGGAGTGATCGGGCTCCTGGTGGTCGCCGCCCTGCTCGCCACGGCGTGGGTGGTCATACGTGCGCTCGGGTCGGCCAGCGAGCTGCAGAGCGTCAGGAGCTCCACCGCGCAGCTGCGATCGGCACTCGCCGACGGCGAGCTCGACCGGGCCGAACGCATCGCTCCGCGCATCGCCGCGCACGCCGCACTGGCCCGCGACCTCACTTCGGACCCCGTATGGCGCGCGTTCGAGTTCGTCCCGTGGCTCGGCGCGAACATGACGGCGATGCGAGAGGTGGCGGAGGTCACGGACGCCGCTGCGGACGCCGCCGCGGGGCCGATCGTCCTGATCGCGGACAGCGTCGATCCGGCCACACTCGGGTTCACCGGCTCCCGCATCGACCTCGCGCCCCTTCCCGATGTCCATGCGGCACTCGAGGGGGCCTCCATCGCCCTGCACGCGGCGCAGACGGCATCCATGCGTATCGACGTCGATGCGGCCCTGCCTCCGGTCGCCGACGCCGTGCGGGAGGCGCAGGTACTGATCCGCGACGTCGCGACGACCGTCGGTGCCCTGCACGGCGCTGCCGGCTTGCTGCCGGGCATGCTGGGCGGGGAAGAACCGAGGAACTACCTGATCGCACTGCAGAACAACGCAGAGGCCCGCTCCCACGGCGGCGCGATCGTCGCGTTCACTCTTGTCCGTGCGGACAACGGCGTCCTCGCCAACCCCCGGACCGTGAGCGCACAGGATCTCACCGTCCTCGACTCTCCCCCTCTTCCCCTGGACGATGCGACGACCACGCTGTTCGGAGATTCGCCCGGGCGCAGCGTGCGCGACGCGACGAGCATCCCCGATTTCCCCTCCGCGGCCGAGATCGTGGCGCAGCACTGGCAGCAGCAGTACGGCGATGTCGTGGACGGTGTCGTCGCACTCGACCTCGTCGCCGCGGAGCATCTCGTCGGAGCGATCGGTTCACTGTCGTTCGGCGAGCACACCGCGGATGCCGACACGCTCGTGACTCGACTCGCATCCGAGGTGTCGGTGACGAACCCCCAACCCGTCGGGCGCGACGCGGCGCTCGCACAGGCCGGCGGATCCCTTGTGTCGGCTCTCCTCGTGGGAGAGGACCCGGCCGCCGTGCTCGCTGCCGTGGCCACAGCATCCACGGATGATCGGATCAGGGTGTGGAGCGCCCACGAGGAGGAGCAGAAGCAACTCGAGACATCCGGACTGAGCGGGAGGATGCCATCGGACGGTGAGCGTGGCACGCATGTGAGCGTGTTGGTCAACGACGCGTCCGGCGGCGTGGCCCTTGATGCCCATGCGCACGCCTCGATCAGCACGGCCGTCGGAGCGTGCCGCGGCGAGCCGACGACACAGGTCCGTGTGACCTGGTCGAACGATGTCCCCGCCGACCTCGCCGCCACTGCCCCGGCCTCCGACGACCTCGCGGCGGGGCAGACCCGCACGCTCATCTCGATCGTCGGCCCTGAGGGAGCCTCCGTCTCTGGTGGAGACGTCGCCGCCGAGCTCGGCGTGCGTCCCGTCGCGCAGTATGAGCTCGTCCTGTCACCGGGCGAGTCGAGCTCCGTCACCGCCTCGTTCACGGGCACCGGCGCCGGCGATCGCCGGACGCAGCTGCATCACACTCCCCTGCTCGATGCCCCGGACGTGGCGATGGCCGACCTCGAGTGCGGGTGA
- a CDS encoding glycosyltransferase — protein MSVRLRVVLDQITTVVDADQARAARDLTAGLLATAPSGCSVDAIIPAGGDVDIPGIDSVRRLGLGRREIAASWQVGIAPGVGGGLIHAPSLMAPLVRHDRVHDHDQVSVTVWDLRAWEAPQSMSKTNVAWQRGMLRRAARHADAVVVPTHAMAERIGEYAKLGDRVRVVAGAPPEGFAPPTDSGRRRAALSLPERYVVLAGTPADLEHGFRAAAAADIDAVVLDAAEGSEPVLADLAAAAGLPERRAHIRGALDTSDRAAVLMASSAFVATSALAAWPWRAMEAMAMRTPIVAVDSGVHRDVIAEGGAVVEPDEISDALVDAVGAGEKRARVLAGDRAKAFSWASAAERIWLLHADL, from the coding sequence ATGAGTGTTCGGCTGCGCGTCGTTCTCGACCAGATCACGACCGTCGTCGACGCCGACCAGGCGCGGGCTGCGCGTGATCTCACCGCCGGGCTCCTCGCCACCGCCCCCAGCGGCTGCTCGGTCGATGCGATCATCCCGGCAGGTGGCGACGTCGACATCCCGGGGATCGACTCCGTTCGCCGGCTCGGTCTGGGCCGTCGCGAGATCGCCGCCTCCTGGCAGGTGGGGATCGCGCCGGGCGTCGGGGGAGGACTCATCCATGCTCCGTCCCTGATGGCGCCCCTCGTCAGGCACGATCGGGTGCATGATCACGACCAGGTCTCCGTGACCGTCTGGGATCTCCGTGCCTGGGAGGCGCCGCAGAGCATGTCCAAGACGAACGTCGCGTGGCAGCGTGGCATGCTGCGGCGCGCTGCGAGGCACGCCGACGCCGTGGTGGTACCCACGCATGCGATGGCGGAGCGGATCGGCGAGTACGCCAAGCTCGGCGACCGTGTCCGTGTCGTCGCGGGTGCGCCGCCGGAGGGGTTCGCTCCGCCGACCGATTCAGGGCGCCGACGTGCGGCGCTGTCCCTCCCGGAGCGGTACGTCGTGCTCGCCGGGACCCCCGCCGATCTCGAACACGGTTTCCGCGCTGCCGCGGCTGCGGACATCGACGCGGTCGTCCTCGACGCCGCAGAGGGCTCGGAGCCCGTACTCGCCGACCTGGCGGCCGCAGCCGGACTTCCCGAGCGTCGCGCACACATCCGTGGCGCGCTCGATACATCGGATCGCGCTGCCGTACTGATGGCGTCGTCAGCCTTCGTCGCGACGAGCGCGCTGGCGGCATGGCCGTGGCGTGCAATGGAAGCCATGGCCATGCGGACGCCGATCGTCGCCGTGGACAGTGGGGTGCACCGGGACGTGATCGCGGAGGGCGGCGCCGTGGTGGAGCCGGATGAGATCTCCGATGCCCTCGTGGATGCGGTCGGCGCGGGGGAGAAGCGCGCGAGGGTGCTCGCCGGTGACAGGGCGAAGGCGTTCTCCTGGGCGAGTGCGGCGGAACGCATCTGGTTGCTGCACGCCGACCTCTGA
- a CDS encoding LCP family protein, which translates to MTLAAPRATSSAGRSLVETRPLRNPDVADPAFMGRRGWWLVAMNVLVPGSAQILSGRNRRLGRFGLGATLLGWFLVVLAVVSALFFRSALITVGSNWFALTALQVLFIGYALLWLVLTFDTLRIVRLVKVPPTSRIAIPVVALVIVGLLSGGAGYAASIAGSSRGAINDIFGQSGPSLPPSDGYYNILLLGADSGDGRDSMRFDSISVVSVNAESGAVTIFGIPRELPSAPFSDGSPMQALYPNAFEGHSSPTCGWNPWMNHVRYAAEVCRDDEGAELYPDAAAQGSAPGIEATKDAAEGILGIEIPYYVFIDMNGFAAMIDALGGVDIEVTERLPKGGPPEGWTGTDVNEWAIGWIEPGAQHMDGDTAQWYARSRYTTSDWDRMERQRELQLAILDQFTPQNILSRFNDIAAAGTVLVDTDLPRDKLSEFFDLMLKAKEQPVTTIELVPENGVDEFTPDYAFVRELAQQTLHPPTPAP; encoded by the coding sequence GTGACCCTCGCCGCGCCGCGTGCGACGTCGAGCGCGGGCCGATCGCTGGTGGAGACCCGGCCGCTGCGCAATCCGGATGTCGCCGACCCGGCGTTCATGGGCCGTCGCGGATGGTGGCTGGTCGCCATGAACGTGCTGGTTCCCGGCTCGGCGCAGATCCTCTCCGGCCGCAATCGACGACTCGGCCGATTCGGACTCGGGGCGACGCTGCTGGGCTGGTTCCTCGTGGTCCTGGCGGTCGTGTCCGCGCTGTTCTTCCGTTCCGCTCTGATCACCGTCGGATCCAACTGGTTCGCCCTCACCGCGCTGCAGGTGCTGTTCATCGGGTACGCATTGCTGTGGCTCGTGCTGACCTTCGACACGCTGCGCATCGTGCGCCTGGTGAAGGTGCCGCCGACGTCGAGGATCGCCATTCCCGTGGTCGCCCTCGTTATCGTCGGACTCCTCAGCGGCGGGGCCGGATACGCCGCGAGCATCGCCGGTTCCAGTCGCGGGGCGATCAACGACATCTTCGGGCAGAGCGGCCCGAGTCTTCCCCCGAGCGACGGGTACTACAACATCCTGCTTCTCGGTGCCGACAGCGGTGACGGACGCGATTCCATGCGGTTCGACAGCATCTCGGTCGTGTCGGTGAATGCCGAATCCGGTGCCGTGACGATCTTCGGCATTCCGCGTGAGCTGCCGTCCGCGCCGTTCAGCGACGGAAGTCCGATGCAGGCGCTGTACCCGAACGCGTTCGAAGGGCATTCCTCACCGACGTGCGGGTGGAACCCGTGGATGAACCATGTGCGCTATGCGGCGGAGGTGTGCCGCGATGACGAGGGCGCAGAGCTCTACCCCGACGCGGCGGCGCAGGGATCCGCCCCCGGAATCGAGGCGACCAAGGACGCCGCAGAGGGCATTCTCGGGATCGAGATCCCGTACTACGTCTTCATCGACATGAACGGGTTCGCGGCGATGATCGACGCGCTCGGCGGCGTCGACATCGAGGTCACCGAGCGGTTGCCGAAGGGCGGCCCGCCAGAGGGCTGGACGGGAACCGACGTCAACGAGTGGGCCATCGGGTGGATCGAACCCGGTGCGCAGCACATGGACGGCGACACGGCACAGTGGTACGCGAGGTCGCGGTACACCACGAGCGACTGGGACCGGATGGAGCGCCAGCGCGAGCTGCAGCTCGCGATCCTCGATCAGTTCACGCCGCAGAACATCCTCTCGCGCTTCAACGACATCGCCGCGGCCGGTACCGTGCTCGTCGACACCGATCTGCCGAGGGACAAGCTCAGCGAGTTCTTCGATCTGATGCTGAAGGCGAAAGAGCAGCCGGTCACCACCATCGAGCTGGTGCCGGAGAACGGGGTGGACGAGTTCACGCCGGACTACGCATTCGTGCGCGAGCTGGCGCAGCAGACGCTGCACCCGCCCACGCCGGCACCCTGA